One window of Aspergillus oryzae RIB40 DNA, chromosome 3 genomic DNA carries:
- a CDS encoding uncharacterized protein (predicted transporter (major facilitator superfamily)) — MLGSFKQSALYQELNARLVFIGCFVSLGAMGFGFDNSWWGGALGLDQFNKKYGAYDPSTGGYSLPSEKQSAGTGTGSAGIILGCLAAPWLCSHLGRKPTLLVMSGLLAVGTVLEASAITSFWQLVVGRIVVYSGIGVASNVVPMYQSECAPTKVRGAFLTAYSIWNTFGGFMGTLVVFLCQNIKSEWAYLTVILCQLFVPVGIVLGYAFLPETPRYLVYRGRLEEAEASMKVLFGPDYNAKEEIQLLQLQLEEQREFHKATSLLDCFRGVNLRRTVVAMGTQILQQAQGISFINNFIVTFMEQLGFPDPLKSNVIVQSCGLVANLISLYTSGRRINMLVGALLMAAMMMGVGGASAHGTDNLSLMTQNGCVAMLILWYVFYGLSWGPGVWILSGEIGTGQLRERTLLLASLGSFVTSVPINFVNPYVQAAIGGRVTFIYGSFSVAAIAFVYFLLPETKDRSLEELDEMFQNKVPTREFYTYVCTGLGAQITQLENKDDHGDMKVKQVEHVEAAL; from the exons ATGTTAGGGTCCTTCAAGCAGTCCGCTCTCTACCAGGAGCTGAATGCCCGTCTCGTGTTCATCGGGTGCTTCGTCTCCTTGGGCGCGATGGGATTCGGATTTGACAACTCCTGGTGGGGAGGTGCCTTGGGTCTGGATCAGTTCAACAAAAAATATGGCGCGTATGATCCAAGCACCGGTGGATACAGTCTTCCCTCGGAGAAGCAATCGGCCGGCACAGGCACCGGTTCGGCTGGTATCATTCTCGGATGTCTCGCAGCTCCCTGGTTATGCTCACACTTGGGAAGGAAACCGACATTGTTGGTGATGTCGGGCCTCCTGGCTGTTGGCACGGTTCTGGAGGCTTCCGCCATTACCTCCTTCTGGCAGCTGGTGGTTGGCCGTATCGTGGTATATTCCGGCATCGGAGTGGCCTCCAATGTGGTGCCGATGTATCAGTCCGAATGTGCTCCCACCAAGGTTAGAG GTGCGTTTCTGACAGCTTACTCTATTTGGAATACATTCGGTGGCTTCATGGGCACGCTCGTGGTTTTCCTCTGCCAGAACATCAAAAGTGAATGGGCGTATCT CACCGTCATTCTCTGTCAGCTCTTCGTTCCGGTAGGAATCGTGCTTGGATATGCCTTTCTCCCCGAGACCCCTCGATACTTGGTCTATCGCGGACGGCTGGAGGAAGCCGAAGCTTCGATGAAAGTTCTGTTTGGGCCCGACTACAACGCCAAAGAGGAAATTCAGCTCTTACAGCTCCAGCTAGAAGAGCAGCGTGAATTCCATAAGGCAACGAGCTTGCTCGACTGCTTTCGCGGGGTGAACCTGCGACGAACCGTCGTTGCGATGGGTACTCAAATCCTGCAGCAGGCGCAGGGTATCTCGTTTATCAACAACTTTATTGTGACGTTCATGGAACAGCTGGGATTTCCGGATCCATTGAAGTCGAACGTCATTGTCCAGTCTTGCGGTCTTGTGGCCAACCTCATCTCGCTGTACAC CTCCGGACGGCGTATTAATATGCTCGTGGGTGCGTTGCTCATGGCtgccatgatgatgggagTCGGTGGCGCCAGTGCGCACGGGACCGACAACCTCAGTTTGATGACCCAGAATGGTTGTGTGGCGATGCTCATTCTGTGGTATGTCTTCTACGGTTTATCATGGGGACCGGGTGTTTGGATTCTATCTGGTGAAATTGGAACGGGACAATTGCGAGAACGGACTCTTCTGCTGGCCTCTCTCGGCAGCTTCGTCACCTCCGTTCCCATCAATTTCGTGAATCCATACGTCCAAGCCGCTATCGGTGGTCGTGTCACGTTTATCTACGGCAGTTTCTCGGTGGCCGCGATCGCTTTCGTCTATTTCCTTCTGCCTGAGACCAAAGACCGATccctggaggagctggacgaAATGTTCCAGAACAAGGTTCCTACTAGAGAGTTTTACACGTATGTCTGCACGGGTCTGGGAGCACAGATTACGCAGTTGGAGAACAAGGACGACCATGGTGACATGAAGGTCAAGCAGGTTGAACATGTGGAAGCTGCTTTGTAG
- a CDS encoding uncharacterized protein (predicted protein), with the protein MWVLKAAIVSGLLLPPTLANRLYLPPVYHNGSVEVENFSVPGNLDGFKMKTPANTTSFDFWYFDAFSRNTSAAINIVFFNTGDFAANPHPLTVQISGTFDNGTQFSGEALASEGAFITNDESGITGNWLGSGASFYGTNLEKPNVEYVVKLNSPSIGVRGTFKLKSRAPPHYPCNPNVDGLNTLLLPHLHWSNAVPDAQANIDLTINGTEFKVTDGVGYHDKNWGDASVITSPKYWDWGHASLGPYSLVWYDLLDYNNTEHVYAYISKNGNLMHNNCAEKAVEVRQWGANATYPPTSGIATNEGLTARFDLGGGQAFVANLTKEVIIHDQIVYARALGSVTGGIEGQEQYQGRGAYEEYVYGLLYGKS; encoded by the exons ATGTGGGTCCTCAAAGCAGCAATCGTCTccgggcttcttctgcctccaaCACTGGCTAATCGCCTATATCTTCCTCCGGTCTATCACAATGGCAGTGTCGAGGTTGAGAACTTTTCTGTTCCCGGCAACCTTGACGGATTTAAGATGAAAACGCCGGCGAACACAACTTCCTTTGATTTTTGGTACTTTGATGCCTTTTCTAGGAATACCAGCGCGGCCATCaacatcgtcttcttcaacacGGGTGACTTTGCTGCGAACCCGCACCCCTTGACTGTCCAAATCTCCGGAACCTTCGACAACGGTACCCAATTCTCCGGAGAGGCCCTGGCGTCTGAAGGTGCTTTTATCACCAATGACGAGAGCGGAATTACTGGAAACTGGCTCGGCTCGGGCGCCAGCTTCTACGGTACCAACCTCGAGAAGCCCAACGTCGAGTACGTGGTTAAACTCAACTCACCTAGCATCGGCGTGAGGGGAACGTTTAAGCTGAAATCC CGCGCACCACCCCACTATCCCTGCAACCCCAATGTCGATGGTCTAAACACCCTCCTTTTGCCACATCTCCATTGGTCAAATGCTGTTCCCGATGCCCAGGCTAATATCGATCTCACCATCAATGGTACCGAATTCAAAGTGACTGACGGTGTTGGGTACCACGACAAGAACTGGGGTGACGCGTCTGTCATCACCAGTCCCAAATACTGGGACTGGGGACACGCAAGCCTAGGCCCCTACTCGCTGGTCTGGTACGACCTCTTGGACTACAATAATACCGAGCATGTCTACGCCTATATCTCCAAGAATGGCAACCTCATGCACAATAATTGTGCCGAAAAGGCTGTTGAAGTGCGCCAGTGGGGTGCGAATGCCACATACCCGCCCACTAGTGGTATTGCCACCAATGAGGGTTTGACTGCTCGGTTTGACCTAGGTGGTGGTCAGGCTTTTGTCGCGAACCTGACCAAGGAGGTAATAATTCACGATCAGATTGTTTATGCTAGGGCGTTGGGCTCTGTCACTGGTGGGATTGAGGGACAGGAGCAATATCAGGGTCGTGGGGCCTACGAAGAGTATGTGTATGGGTTGTTGTACGGCAAATCTTGA
- a CDS encoding RTA1 domain-containing protein (predicted protein) — translation MSEYSFYHYNPSVAAAVIALICYGASTGFHIFQLWKLRSWFFTTFVVGAISIFPVMTVGYVFRTASAKDKTAIGPYIGQNVCILLPPSLYAATIYMIYSRIVLFSRSLELSIISPHKVTKIFVIGDVIAFLMQASGGGMMAIPSMSSLGQKVTIVGLFVQLVFFGGFFTLSVIFHQRVQKLKCVRVLSMPYGPLLYTLFGVSLLIIVRCLFRIVEFCQGNAGYLASHEVFMYVFDTLLMFVVQTVFHFLHPANVLRERAYREVEMRG, via the exons ATGAGTGAGTACTCGTTCTATCACTACAACCCTAGtgtagcagcagcagtcatCGCCCTTATCTGCTACGGCGCGAGCACCGgcttccacatcttccagctATGGAAGCTCCGCAGTTGGTTTTTCACAACCTTCGTCGTGGGGGCAATCA GCATATTTCCAGTGATGACCGTGGGCTACGTGTTCCGCACTGCCTcagcaaaagacaaaacCGCTATCGGGCCTTATATCGGGCAAAATGTCtgcatcctcctcccccctTCCCTCTACGCAGCGACAATCTACATGATATACAGCCGCatcgtcctcttctctcgctctcttGAACTATCTATAATCTCACCGCACAAGGTCACCAAAATCTTCGTGATCGGGGATGTCATTGCATTCCTGATGCAAGCTTCCGGCGGTGGGATGATGGCCATCCCTTCCATGTCTAGTCTCGGCCAGAAGGTGACGATCGTGGGACTCTTCGTGCAATTGGTGTTTTTTGGTGGATTCTTCACTCTCTCTGTTATATTTCACCAACGAGTCCAGAAGCTGAAATGCGTCCGGGTGCTTTCAATGCCGTATGGGCCGTTGTTATATACCCTGTTTGGAGTGTCGTTGTTGATTATCGTTCGGTGTTTGTTTCGCATCGTTGAGTTCTGTCAGGGGAATGCCGGGTATCTTGCCAGTCATGAAGTGTTTATGTATGTGTTTGATACTCTTCTGATGTTCGTGGTGCAGACtgtttttcattttcttcatccgGCAAATGTGCTCAGGGAGAGGGCTTATCGCGAAGTGGAAATGAGGGGGTGA
- a CDS encoding uncharacterized protein (predicted protein), protein MKTFLPLVSLLMGVGMTSAAPALKVAAERDVNPESAHSFKINAYSSPPSDGQVNDALHRREVTPEGANLFIIHSYGNPSEHKVDDALERRNEDSVDGARIFNAIESYGS, encoded by the exons ATGAAGACCTTCTTGCCCCTCGTTTCGCTTCTGATGGGCGTAGGGATGACTTCTGCTGCCCCCGCTCTAAAG GTCGCTGCTGAACGCGACGTCAACCCGGAAAGCGCACACTCATTTAAGATAAACGCCTACAGTTCTCCTCCCTCTGATGGTCAGGTTAATGATGCCTTGCACCGCAGGGAGGTGACCCCGGAAGGTGCAAATTTAttcatcattcattcttATGGCAATCCATCGGAACACAAAGTCGATGATGCGTTAGAGCGCCGAAACGAGGACAGTGTCGACGGCGCACGTATCTTCAATGCCATCGAGTCCTATGGTTCTTAA
- a CDS encoding uncharacterized protein (predicted protein), translated as MSAVGDDIPLSEGGQLLLERIEADSTEPLWVLCWGGTNVLASVLLKIQNTKSEAVAAALRSKLRVYTISDQDDTGVWIRHRYPDIFYICSVHGWNMYGMAAWCGISGDGWYGFDKGGPDPSKISKEWIRENIQIGPLGSTYPDYMFIPEGDTPTFLYLIQNGLGVPERPEWGSWGGRYIATDISAKGLRNGHYSDTVDEAVGLDGKTHKSNHATIWRWRDAFQNDFAARMQWTLSPELSKANHPPVIILNGSKGLEPLHFELEAGSTFELDASETYDPDTNDSLTFTWYQYKDPSATQWSVHHEVGQLQFEPLNSTGSKVEVTVPPPEKCCLELISREALPRGQLLHIVLEVKDNGTPPLTSYRRVTVQTLNEKLLGGGGGAEAIGDVMRDMMIHGYSPICVAVTAVPCDSNWDAGYPNSSSLFHAVSVWLVGRPR; from the exons ATGTCCGCGGTCGGAGACGATATCCCGCTCAGCGAGGGCGGCCAATTACTACTAGAGCGTATCGAGGCGGATTCGACCGAGCCTCTTTGGGTTCTGTGCTGGGGTGGCACCAATGTGCTCGCCTCGGTCTTGCTCAAGATTCAAAATACCAAGTCGGAAGCAGTTGCGGCAGCACTCCGCTCCAAGCTGCGTGTGTATACGATATCCGACCAGGATGATACCGGTGTATGGATCCGCCATCGATACCCCGATATCTTCTACATTTGCTCGGTTCATGGATGGAATATGTACGGCATGGCAGCCTGGTGCGGTATCTCGGGCGATGGCTGGTATGGATTTGATAAAGGCGGTCCCGATCCCAGCAAGATCAGCAAGGAATGGATTCGGGAGAACATTCAGATCGGACCTCTTGGTTCCACGTACCCGGACTACATGTTCATCCCCGAAGGTGATACCCCGACCTTCCTGTACCTGATTCAGAATGGTCTTGGAGTGCCAGAACGTCCAGAATGGGGTTCATGGGGAGGTCGTTACATTGCAACGGACATCAGCGCCAAAGGTCTCCGCAATGGACACTACAGTGACACCGTCGATGAAGCAGTTGGACTAGACGGAAAGACGCACAAGTCCAATCATGCGACGATCTGGCGCTGGCGTGATGCTTTCCAAAACGACTTTGCGGCGCGCATGCAGTGGACACTCTCACCTGAGTTGAGCAAGGCCAATCACCCAcccgtcatcatcctcaacggCAGCAAAGGATTAGAGCCCTTACATTTCGAGTTGGAGGCGGGTTCGACATTCGAGCTCGACGCTTCCGAGACATATGACCCGGACACCAACGATTCACTTACGTTCACATGGTACCAGTACAAAGACCCGAGCGCGACGCAGTGGTCTGTCCACCACGAAGTGGGACAGCTGCAGTTTGAACCCCTCAACTCCACTGGTAGCAAGGTCGAAGTGACTGTGCCGCCGCCTGAGAAGTGTTGTCTTGAGCTTATCAGTCGCGAAGCGCTCCCTCGAGGCCAGTTGCTGCACATCGTTTTGGAGGTGAAAGACAACGGAACACCGCCATTGACTAGCTACCGACGAGTCACTGTCCAGACTTTGAACGAGAAGCTGCTtggcggtggcggtggtgccgAGGCCATTGGCGACGTTATGAGAGACATGAT GATACACGGCTACTCACCTATATGTGTGGCTGTAACGGCGGTACCTTGTGACTCAAATTGGGACGCTGGATACCCAAATTCTTCCTC TTTATTCCATGCGGTCTCTGTCTGGTTGGTAGGTCGCCCCCGATAG
- a CDS encoding uncharacterized protein (synaptic vesicle transporter SVOP and related transporters (major facilitator superfamily)), with amino-acid sequence MTSESRGIDPAWPPGTVRIEGAFGSDQGSNIILQPKPSHDPNDPLNWSTWRKHLNFSLVSYYVIMVFALIDVATVTWGPVNAELGFSFEILNDSYAAGCGALCIGSVIIIPFALKYGRRPVYVFSTAFQCAISVWTARMMNVADLMLVNILSCVVGALAEVLVQMTVADIYFVHQRGLMNGIYVWIMTVGTSLSPLAGGYIVDSQGWRWVWWWMVILFGAGFVAFLFLYEETKFVATPTEQVPPSMSPEKAPNRKGNFEHHENVTKDEENPQEDSKIRVEPEIGYWIDPSIRKKTYLQRLALWTISPSSLANFARHSYEPFVMLFTIPAIFFMAVVYGAMTAAVTVTVTTLSSWMTIPPYNFTAAQIGLMGLPSFIGTSFGILLAGPLSDKLIVLLARRNNGIYEPKMRLWLSLAFKIFVPAGLIMFGVGLDRGLPWPVPAIGLGLASFGSTPPSSVSLTYLTDAYTDIVAGSLVGVTFIRNLISTVFVFALAPWIASSGLTGFYITFIVILTVILLGNILFLIYGKKLRVLGARRYLYFAGNQIDLRE; translated from the exons ATGACATCTGAAAGCAGGGGTATTGACCCAGCGTGGCCACCTGGGACTGTTCGCATTGAAG GAGCTTTCGGGTCTGACCAGGGATCGAACATTATTCtacaaccaaaaccaagtcATGACCCCAACGACCCGCTT AATTGGTCCACATGGCGCAAGCATCTCAACTTTTCCTTGGTTTCCTACTATGTGATCATGGTCTTTGCATT AATTGATGTGGCAACGGTTACTTGGGGTCCTGTCAACGCTGAGCTCGGCTTTAGCTTCGAGATCCTGAATGACAGCTACGCAGCAGGATGTGGGGCGCTCTGCATCGGAAGCGTGATTATCATCCCCTTTGCCCTTAAATATGGTCGACGCCCGGTGTATGTCTTCAGTACTGCGTTCCAATGTGCTATCAGCGTATGGACAGCACGGATGATGAACGTCGCGGACTTAATGTTAGTTAACATCCTGAGCTGCGTTGTAGGGGCATTGGCAGAGGTGCTGGTTCAGATGACTGTAGCAGATATCTATTTCGTCCACCAGAGGGGATTGATGAATGGTATCTACGTCTGGATTATGACAGTGGGGACTAGCCTGTCTCCACTGGCCGGCGGGTACATCGTGGACTCTCAGGGCTGGCGTTGggtctggtggtggatggtgaTTTTATTTGGTGCGGGATTCGTCGCTTTTCTATTCCTCtatgaagaaacaaagttcGTTGCGACCCCAACTGAGCAGGTTCCTCCCTCCATGTCACCAGAAAAAGCCCCAaacagaaagggaaactTTGAACATCATGAAAACGTGacgaaagatgaagagaatCCACAGGAAGACAGCAAAATTCGAGTGGAGCCTGAAATAGGATACTGGATCGACCCTTCTATTCGCAAGAAGACCTATCTGCAGAGGCTTGCGCTGTGGACCATCTCACCAAGCTCTCTGGCCAATTTCGCACGCCATAGCTACGAACCCTTTGTCATGCTTTTCACAATTCCGGCCATATTCTTCATGGCTGTTGTGTATGGAGCCATGACAGCCGCGGTGACTGTTACCGTCACAACGCTTTCATCGTGGATGACCATTCCGCCGTATAATTTCACTGCCGCGCAGATTGGCCTGATGGGTCTTCCCTCATTTATAGGCACGTCCTTCGGGATTCTCCTCGCAGGGCCCTTAAGTGACAAGCTTATTGTCCTCCTCGCGCGGCGAAACAATGGGATTTATGAGCCTAAGATGCGCCTTTGGCTATCCTTGGCATTTAAAATTTTTGTACCTGCTGGGCTGATCATGTTTGGAGTCGGGTTAGATAGAGGGCTTCCGTGGCCAGTTCCAGCTATAGGCCTCGGACTGGCCTCCTTTGGCTCAACACCGCCCAGCAGCGTCTCTCTAACGTATCTTACTGATGCCTACACCGAT ATTGTGGCGGGCTCTCTAGTGGGTGTTACCTTCATCCGTAACCTCATCTCCACGGTCTTTGTGTTTGCTCTGGCTCCGTGGATCGCCAGTTCTGGGTTGACGGGCTTTTACATTACATTCATTGTGATCTTGACCGTCATACTCCTTGGCAACATTCTGTTCCTCATATACGGCAAGAAACTTCGCGTTCTGGGAGCGAGGAGATATCTGTATTTTGCAGGGAACCAGATCGACCTGCGCGAATGA